Proteins encoded by one window of Halomonas chromatireducens:
- a CDS encoding antibiotic biosynthesis monooxygenase family protein, translated as MIVVIFEVIPKSGRREQYLDIAASLRPLLDEIDGFISIERFESLTQPGKILSLSFWRDEEAVAQWRQLERHRSAQAQGREVVFDDYRLRVATVMRDYGMHEREQAPADSRERHDQAL; from the coding sequence ATGATCGTCGTCATCTTCGAAGTCATTCCCAAGTCCGGCCGTCGCGAGCAGTACCTGGACATAGCCGCAAGCCTGCGTCCATTGCTCGACGAGATCGATGGTTTCATCTCCATCGAGCGCTTCGAGAGCCTCACCCAGCCGGGCAAGATTCTCTCGCTCTCCTTCTGGCGCGATGAGGAGGCCGTCGCCCAATGGCGCCAGCTCGAACGCCACCGCAGCGCCCAGGCCCAGGGTCGTGAAGTAGTGTTCGACGACTATCGCCTGCGCGTGGCCACGGTGATGCGCGACTACGGGATGCACGAACGCGAGCAGGCGCCCGCCGATAGCCGCGAGCGTCATGATCAAGCTTTATAA
- a CDS encoding VOC family protein, which translates to MQLSTYLIFDGNCREAFEFYQCCFDAKLEAVSTYAEMPASEGMEIPEEASNLVMHARLRIGDQLLMASDNAPFCPAPYEGIKGASISVGVDSVHDAERLFNALADNGTVQMPLEETFWAHRFGMLVDRFGVAWMINYDKEEQTAA; encoded by the coding sequence ATGCAGCTTTCCACCTACCTGATCTTCGACGGCAACTGCCGAGAAGCCTTCGAATTCTACCAGTGCTGCTTCGACGCCAAGCTCGAGGCCGTATCCACCTACGCGGAGATGCCCGCCAGCGAGGGTATGGAAATTCCCGAGGAAGCCAGCAACCTGGTCATGCATGCCCGACTGCGCATCGGTGACCAGCTGTTGATGGCCTCCGACAATGCCCCCTTCTGCCCGGCGCCCTATGAAGGCATCAAGGGTGCGAGCATTTCGGTTGGTGTCGACTCGGTACACGACGCCGAACGGCTCTTCAATGCCCTGGCCGACAACGGCACCGTGCAGATGCCGCTCGAAGAGACCTTCTGGGCGCATCGCTTCGGCATGCTGGTGGACCGATTCGGCGTCGCCTGGATGATCAACTACGACAAGGAGGAGCAGACCGCCGCCTAG
- a CDS encoding Lrp/AsnC family transcriptional regulator: MKRLRSSGRIRATVAVLDGPATGKPFLAFVHVDTTGGSKSRTFRALSELPELEEIHSVAGDTCTLLKVRCASSRALEGLLARLYAMPGVKATRSYMVLSTYLERTPQAGITEALEEPHMEVAQR, from the coding sequence GTGAAGCGGCTACGATCCTCGGGGCGCATTCGCGCCACGGTGGCGGTGCTGGACGGCCCCGCCACCGGCAAGCCTTTTCTGGCCTTCGTGCATGTCGACACCACCGGTGGCAGCAAGAGCCGTACCTTCAGGGCACTGTCCGAACTGCCCGAACTGGAGGAGATTCATTCGGTGGCCGGCGACACCTGCACCCTGCTCAAGGTGCGCTGCGCCAGCAGCCGGGCGCTAGAGGGTCTGCTCGCTCGGCTCTACGCCATGCCGGGCGTCAAGGCCACACGCAGCTACATGGTGCTCTCCACATACCTTGAGCGCACGCCCCAAGCGGGTATCACCGAGGCTCTGGAAGAGCCGCACATGGAAGTAGCTCAGCGATGA
- the arsH gene encoding arsenical resistance protein ArsH: MRLRTLSDPDYLPALDERFARQRPGQGLPDPLGHPPRILLLYGSLRERSFSRLAVEEAARLLRHFGAETRIFDPSDLPLPDQVAGDDHPAVRELRELAIWSEGQVWCSPERHGQITGVMKTQIDHLPLSMGAVRPTQGRTLAVMQVSGGSQSFNAVNTLRLLGRWMRMFTIPNQSSVPKAYQEFDEAGRMRPSPLYDRIADVMEELVRFTLLMRPHSETLVDRYSERREAAGAKADPVTDRSAVTQAMHEAQ; this comes from the coding sequence ATGAGGCTTCGCACACTGTCTGACCCCGACTACCTGCCGGCGCTCGATGAGCGTTTCGCCCGTCAGCGGCCCGGCCAGGGCCTGCCCGATCCGCTCGGCCATCCACCGCGTATCCTGCTGCTCTACGGTTCCCTGCGCGAGCGCTCCTTCTCGCGCCTGGCAGTAGAGGAAGCGGCACGGCTGCTGCGCCACTTCGGCGCCGAGACGCGTATCTTCGATCCTTCCGACCTGCCGCTGCCGGATCAGGTGGCTGGCGACGATCACCCTGCCGTGCGCGAACTTCGCGAGCTGGCCATCTGGTCGGAAGGGCAGGTGTGGTGCAGCCCCGAGCGCCACGGCCAGATCACCGGCGTGATGAAAACCCAGATCGACCACCTGCCGCTGAGCATGGGGGCGGTGCGACCCACCCAGGGGCGTACCCTGGCGGTGATGCAGGTCAGCGGCGGCTCGCAGTCGTTCAATGCGGTGAATACCCTGCGCCTGCTGGGGCGCTGGATGCGCATGTTCACCATCCCCAACCAGTCCAGCGTGCCCAAGGCGTATCAGGAGTTCGACGAGGCCGGCCGTATGCGGCCCTCGCCGCTCTATGACCGCATCGCCGATGTGATGGAGGAGCTGGTGCGTTTCACCCTGCTGATGCGACCCCATAGTGAGACGCTGGTGGATCGCTACTCGGAGCGACGCGAAGCGGCCGGTGCCAAGGCTGACCCGGTGACGGATCGCTCTGCGGTTACCCAAGCTATGCACGAAGCGCAGTGA
- a CDS encoding helix-turn-helix transcriptional regulator, with amino-acid sequence MGGRSLDRPRSELTDFLVHHRNKLTPADVGLPSTGRRRTPGLRREEVATLAGVGLTWYTWFEQGRDINVSESFLLSVSKALKLDDAECCHLFLLAHRRPPPVEAYQWQEIPPLVQSLMDDIARPAYVMNLRWDIIAWNAAADALLGFGDKEPGERNMMRLLFADPALRRRLPDWRQDAPRLLAQFRCDLAAAPEDPVMQALIDTLAKLSPDFRRWWEQPNHVAYRYGIGTLLDVDSNPREYQHATLLVDEHRHLRMVVYFSSSSG; translated from the coding sequence ATGGGCGGACGCAGCCTCGACCGACCCCGCAGCGAACTCACCGACTTCCTGGTTCATCATCGCAACAAGCTGACGCCGGCCGACGTCGGCCTGCCCAGCACCGGACGACGGCGCACCCCAGGGCTGCGTCGCGAAGAGGTGGCGACCCTCGCTGGCGTGGGACTGACCTGGTACACCTGGTTCGAACAGGGGCGCGACATCAACGTCTCGGAGAGCTTCCTGCTCAGCGTTTCAAAAGCCCTCAAGCTCGACGACGCCGAGTGTTGTCATCTGTTCCTGCTCGCCCACCGCCGGCCGCCGCCGGTGGAGGCCTACCAGTGGCAGGAAATTCCGCCCCTGGTGCAGTCACTGATGGACGATATTGCAAGGCCTGCCTATGTGATGAACCTGCGCTGGGACATCATCGCCTGGAATGCCGCCGCCGATGCCCTGCTCGGCTTCGGCGACAAGGAGCCCGGCGAGCGCAACATGATGCGCCTGCTGTTCGCCGACCCGGCGCTACGCAGGCGCCTTCCCGACTGGCGTCAGGACGCCCCTCGCCTGCTGGCCCAGTTCCGCTGCGACCTGGCGGCCGCCCCCGAGGACCCGGTCATGCAGGCGCTGATCGACACGCTCGCCAAGCTCTCGCCGGACTTTCGCCGCTGGTGGGAGCAACCCAATCATGTGGCGTACCGCTACGGCATCGGCACGCTTCTCGACGTCGACTCCAATCCGAGGGAGTACCAGCACGCCACGCTATTGGTCGATGAGCACCGGCATCTCAGAATGGTGGTTTATTTCTCTTCCTCATCCGGATAA
- the ada gene encoding bifunctional DNA-binding transcriptional regulator/O6-methylguanine-DNA methyltransferase Ada, translating to MNETSTHSFDTFDSDEAKWAAVVARDAAADDAFVYAVRTTGIYCRPTCPSRRPRRENAEFHADAATAERAGYRPCQRCRPQELPLAQRHAQSVARACRLIEASDELPTLDILAQDAGLSRFHFHRVFKSVTGLTPKAYAVACRAERARQALAQRETVTEAIYEAGFNSSGRFYAGSNLMLGMTPKRYRSGGKGMEIHFALGESSLGNILVATSEKGICAISLGSDPEQLLQEFQGRFANANLVPGGKDFDAWVAQVVGFVEAPGIGLSLPLDIRGTAFQQRVWQALTEIPVGTTISYAELAQRIGSPKSVRAVARACASNTIALAIPCHRVVRSDGALSGYRWGVERKRTLLEREAALADAAMLQHE from the coding sequence ATGAACGAGACATCCACCCATTCATTTGACACCTTCGATTCCGATGAGGCGAAATGGGCGGCGGTAGTGGCTCGCGATGCCGCGGCGGACGACGCTTTCGTCTATGCGGTGCGTACTACCGGGATCTATTGTCGTCCCACCTGCCCATCGCGCCGACCTCGCCGCGAGAACGCCGAGTTCCATGCTGATGCGGCGACAGCCGAGCGAGCCGGCTACCGGCCGTGCCAGCGCTGCCGCCCCCAGGAGCTACCGTTGGCCCAGCGACACGCCCAGAGTGTCGCCAGGGCCTGCCGTCTGATCGAGGCATCCGACGAACTCCCCACGCTCGACATATTGGCGCAAGACGCGGGGCTGAGCCGCTTCCATTTTCATCGTGTCTTCAAGTCAGTCACGGGGCTGACGCCCAAGGCATATGCGGTCGCCTGCCGGGCGGAACGTGCTCGCCAGGCGCTGGCGCAGCGGGAAACCGTCACCGAGGCGATCTATGAGGCGGGCTTCAATTCCAGCGGGCGCTTCTATGCGGGTTCCAATCTCATGCTCGGCATGACGCCGAAACGTTACCGTTCGGGAGGGAAGGGCATGGAAATTCACTTCGCCCTGGGAGAGTCTTCGCTGGGCAACATTCTAGTCGCGACCAGCGAAAAGGGCATTTGCGCTATTTCTCTGGGGAGCGATCCGGAACAGCTATTGCAGGAGTTCCAGGGTCGTTTCGCCAATGCCAACCTGGTCCCGGGGGGAAAGGATTTCGACGCTTGGGTGGCTCAGGTGGTGGGCTTCGTCGAGGCGCCTGGCATTGGACTGTCGCTGCCGCTGGATATTCGCGGTACCGCCTTCCAGCAGCGGGTCTGGCAGGCACTGACCGAGATTCCCGTCGGCACTACCATCAGCTATGCGGAGTTGGCACAGCGGATCGGCTCTCCCAAGTCGGTGCGCGCCGTGGCCAGGGCCTGTGCCTCCAACACCATTGCGCTTGCCATTCCCTGCCACCGGGTCGTGCGCAGTGACGGGGCACTTTCAGGCTACCGTTGGGGCGTGGAGAGAAAGCGCACGCTGCTCGAGCGTGAGGCGGCACTGGCGGATGCTGCCATGCTGCAGCATGAATGA
- a CDS encoding VOC family protein, with protein sequence MIAYTMVGTRDLEKALTFYDPLFAEMGWDVCWKDDSCVSYGKETDLDFPRFFVGYPFDGQAASVGNGTMTAFQFAAPEKVDKLYEIAISNGGSDEGAPGYRPQYAEGFYAAYVRDGDGNKLAFVVYPDEEEK encoded by the coding sequence ATGATCGCTTACACCATGGTCGGAACCCGGGACCTGGAGAAAGCGCTGACATTCTACGATCCACTTTTCGCTGAAATGGGCTGGGATGTCTGCTGGAAAGACGATTCCTGCGTTTCCTACGGAAAGGAGACCGATCTCGACTTTCCTCGCTTCTTCGTCGGATATCCCTTCGATGGCCAGGCAGCCAGTGTAGGCAATGGCACCATGACAGCGTTCCAGTTCGCGGCCCCTGAAAAGGTCGACAAGCTTTATGAGATAGCCATCAGCAATGGAGGCAGTGATGAAGGCGCTCCAGGTTATCGGCCGCAATACGCTGAAGGTTTCTACGCGGCCTATGTGCGCGATGGCGATGGCAACAAACTGGCCTTTGTCGTTTATCCGGATGAGGAAGAGAAATAA
- a CDS encoding MFS transporter — MTFAGLMLVYLGLMGAAMLPLMLLALCLVWGVANHLGLNLLMRQLAEIDPAQRGAIMGLYSAISYLCVFVGALLYRPIFTHFGFAACAWASAMLVLPAIGWALGQWRRKQAELRCHSET, encoded by the coding sequence GTGACCTTTGCCGGCTTGATGCTCGTCTACCTGGGGCTGATGGGTGCCGCCATGCTTCCGCTGATGCTGCTGGCGCTCTGTCTTGTCTGGGGCGTGGCCAATCATCTCGGCTTGAACCTGCTCATGCGCCAGCTTGCCGAGATCGACCCTGCGCAGCGGGGTGCCATCATGGGGCTGTATAGCGCCATTTCCTATCTGTGCGTCTTCGTCGGTGCGCTGCTTTATCGGCCGATATTCACCCACTTCGGCTTTGCCGCCTGTGCCTGGGCGTCGGCGATGCTCGTACTGCCGGCCATAGGCTGGGCGCTGGGGCAGTGGCGCAGAAAGCAGGCTGAGCTACGCTGCCATTCAGAAACATGA
- a CDS encoding SDR family NAD(P)-dependent oxidoreductase, whose protein sequence is MYPLAMLENVVVVTGASSGIGRATAHEFARQGAALFLAARDKTALHDVAEECHRFGGQARFIVADVTKPEDMQRLAQSAIEAAGKIDVWVNNAGVGALGAFEEIPLEDHERVIQTDLIGQINGAYAVLPHFKQRGRGILINNVSLGGWAAGRPSPMPLPTVRQSSACVPSPKACRVS, encoded by the coding sequence ATGTATCCACTGGCGATGCTTGAGAACGTTGTTGTCGTGACCGGCGCTTCCAGCGGCATCGGCCGTGCTACGGCCCACGAATTTGCTCGACAGGGGGCGGCCCTGTTCCTGGCCGCCCGGGACAAGACGGCGTTGCATGATGTCGCGGAGGAGTGCCATCGCTTCGGGGGGCAGGCCCGCTTCATCGTCGCCGACGTCACCAAGCCTGAGGATATGCAGCGACTAGCGCAAAGCGCGATAGAGGCAGCGGGCAAGATCGATGTATGGGTCAACAACGCGGGGGTCGGTGCGCTCGGGGCCTTTGAGGAAATCCCCCTTGAGGACCATGAGCGAGTTATCCAGACAGACCTTATCGGCCAGATTAATGGCGCCTATGCCGTACTGCCTCATTTCAAGCAACGAGGCCGCGGTATTCTGATCAATAATGTTTCCCTGGGCGGCTGGGCGGCTGGGCGCCCCAGCCCTATGCCGCTTCCTACAGTGCGGCAAAGTTCGGCCTGCGTGCCTTCGCCGAAAGCCTGCAGGGTGAGCTGA
- a CDS encoding DUF1127 domain-containing protein, translated as MFLYRLASWLKRGRRDAASHRDYSALKECDPRMLRDIGLYREHGRLLPLHPETSWHD; from the coding sequence ATGTTTCTGTACAGACTCGCGTCATGGCTGAAGCGAGGCCGCCGTGATGCTGCCAGCCATCGGGACTATTCCGCATTGAAAGAGTGCGATCCTCGCATGCTGCGCGACATCGGGCTATACCGCGAACATGGCCGCTTGCTGCCGCTTCATCCCGAGACAAGCTGGCACGACTGA